The Pantoea nemavictus genome includes a region encoding these proteins:
- a CDS encoding DUF1471 domain-containing protein yields MKSIKTFAAVVALTVLPFASFAQSITATASTLDGAEAQIAAQAHEAGASYKVTEANFNNGVHMTAELTK; encoded by the coding sequence ATGAAATCTATCAAAACTTTTGCTGCTGTTGTTGCTCTTACCGTTCTGCCATTCGCTAGCTTCGCTCAAAGCATCACTGCAACCGCTTCAACGCTGGATGGTGCAGAAGCGCAAATCGCTGCTCAGGCGCACGAAGCTGGTGCTTCCTATAAAGTGACCGAAGCAAACTTCAACAACGGCGTGCACATGACGGCCGAACTGACCAAATAA
- a CDS encoding YncE family protein, which produces MKANKKSWALRPLLLATALFSTSAAIAAETQPLNQVISKGAYELAFSNSDNALFLATAQSTTDKKGGTVYRLDPQDLAVKQTINTDLPTFGAALNQKTNILYLGNTRDAALTAVDATSGKVINTLVLDGRKRSETVRPLQPRQLAVDAATDRVYITGLGEQSVVWVVDGKTLQLISTVPNTGKMGTGLAIDSAAQKLYVTNADNELVTINTRLNAIEKRQKIEGDKDHFFLNISLDTQGHRAFLSDSKQSQVLVLDTRTQQVIHKIDVPESLAVLFNADRDELYVTHRKAGEISIIDASSYKVKRTVKAPGLPNSLALSADGKTLFVSIKQPGSRKEPPKNPDSVLRIAL; this is translated from the coding sequence ATGAAGGCGAATAAAAAATCGTGGGCGCTGCGTCCTCTGTTGCTGGCAACGGCGCTGTTCTCTACCTCTGCGGCGATCGCGGCGGAAACTCAGCCATTGAATCAGGTGATTTCAAAAGGCGCTTATGAGCTGGCGTTTAGCAATAGCGATAACGCGCTGTTCCTGGCGACCGCGCAAAGCACAACCGACAAAAAAGGCGGCACCGTTTATCGTCTTGATCCGCAGGATCTGGCGGTGAAGCAAACCATCAACACCGATCTGCCGACCTTTGGCGCGGCGCTCAATCAGAAAACCAATATTCTCTATTTGGGTAACACGCGTGATGCTGCACTGACCGCAGTGGATGCCACCAGCGGCAAAGTGATCAATACGCTGGTGCTGGATGGGCGTAAGCGCAGCGAAACCGTGCGTCCGCTGCAGCCGCGTCAGCTGGCGGTCGATGCGGCTACCGATCGCGTTTACATCACCGGCCTGGGTGAGCAGAGCGTGGTGTGGGTGGTGGATGGCAAAACCCTGCAACTGATCAGCACCGTGCCGAACACCGGCAAAATGGGTACCGGTCTGGCGATCGATTCTGCCGCGCAAAAGCTGTACGTCACCAATGCGGATAACGAGCTGGTGACCATCAATACGCGCCTGAATGCGATTGAAAAGCGTCAGAAAATTGAGGGCGACAAAGATCATTTCTTCCTCAACATCTCGCTGGATACCCAAGGCCATCGCGCTTTCCTCAGTGACTCTAAGCAGTCGCAGGTGCTGGTACTGGACACCCGCACGCAGCAAGTGATTCACAAGATCGATGTGCCGGAATCGCTGGCGGTGTTGTTCAATGCCGATCGTGATGAACTGTACGTCACCCACCGTAAAGCGGGTGAAATCAGCATCATCGACGCCAGCAGCTACAAGGTGAAACGCACGGTGAAAGCGCCGGGCCTGCCAAACAGCCTGGCGCTCTCAGCCGATGGCAAAACGCTGTTTGTCAGCATCAAACAGCCAGGTTCACGCAAAGAGCCACCGAAGAATCCGGACAGCGTGTTACGCATCGCCCTTTAA